The following are from one region of the Mycolicibacterium diernhoferi genome:
- the glgP gene encoding alpha-glucan family phosphorylase codes for MKALRRFTVRAHLPERLAALEELSVNLRWSWHKPTQELFAAVDPALWAQVGADPVALLGAVNPRRLDDLAGDEGFLQRVDSLAAELADYLGRPLWYQEQAADGVELPNGIAYFSMEFGVAEVLPNYSGGLGILAGDHLKSASDLGLPLIAVGLYYRSGYFRQSLTADGWQHETYPSLDPQGLPLRLLTDAAGDAVLIELAMPDDAQLFAHVWVAQVGRIPLLLLDSDIGENEHELRGVTDRLYGGDQEHRIKQEILAGIGGIRAIRAYTAVEGLPAPEVFHMNEGHAGFLGVERIRELIDAGLDFDTALTVVRSSTVFTTHTPVPAGIDRFPVEMIRRYFADERPREEHESDERPREEHESDERPREEDGSGRLLLPGVPLDRVIAFGAEDDPSKFNMAHMGLRLAQRANGVSLLHGRVSRQMFQELWPGFDPEEVPIGSITNGVHAPTWAAPQWLDLGRQLLDSEDLTLLREPETWRGLRQVGADQLWRIRCELRALLIEDVRARLRRSCLARGATEAELGWVATAFDPDVLTVGFARRVPTYKRLTLMLRDQDRLQKLLLDADRPVQLIVAGKSHPADDGGKALIQQIVRFADRPEVRHRIAFLPDYDMSMARLLYWGCDVWLNNPLRPLEACGTSGMKSALNGGLNLSIRDGWWDEWYDGENGWEIPTADGLADEGRRDDIEAAALYDLLESSVTTRFYDRDIDGVPSRWVEMVRHTLQALGPKVLASRMVRDYTEQYYAPAARSLRATIEPDNDSTGVPFGAARQLAAYRQRAQQEWPKIQITDVDSYGLPDTPLLGSELTLTASVYLAGLTPDEVVVQAVLGRVDAADVLQDPVKVPMTHTGTAGGNQIFSTTTPLPVAGPVGYTVRVLPHHRLLAGETELALVTLA; via the coding sequence GTGAAGGCTCTCCGCAGGTTCACCGTCCGGGCCCATCTTCCAGAGCGGCTCGCCGCCTTGGAGGAGCTGTCGGTCAACTTGCGTTGGTCGTGGCACAAACCGACACAGGAGTTGTTCGCGGCCGTCGACCCGGCGCTGTGGGCCCAGGTCGGTGCCGACCCGGTGGCGCTGCTCGGAGCGGTCAATCCGCGACGGCTCGACGACCTCGCCGGCGACGAGGGTTTCCTGCAGCGCGTGGACAGCCTGGCCGCCGAGCTCGCCGATTACCTCGGCAGGCCGCTGTGGTACCAGGAGCAGGCGGCCGACGGCGTCGAACTACCCAACGGCATTGCGTACTTCTCCATGGAATTCGGGGTGGCCGAGGTGCTGCCCAACTACTCCGGTGGCCTGGGCATCCTGGCCGGCGACCACCTCAAGTCCGCATCGGATCTCGGCCTGCCGTTGATCGCGGTCGGGTTGTACTACCGGTCGGGCTATTTCCGGCAGTCGCTGACCGCCGACGGCTGGCAGCACGAGACGTACCCGTCCCTGGATCCCCAGGGGCTGCCGTTGCGACTGCTGACCGACGCCGCCGGCGATGCGGTGCTCATCGAGTTGGCGATGCCCGACGATGCGCAGCTGTTCGCACATGTCTGGGTGGCGCAGGTGGGCCGAATCCCGTTGCTGTTGCTGGATTCCGACATCGGCGAGAACGAGCACGAGTTGCGCGGGGTGACCGATCGGCTCTACGGCGGCGATCAGGAGCACCGGATCAAACAGGAGATCCTGGCCGGGATCGGCGGCATCCGGGCCATCCGGGCGTACACCGCGGTGGAGGGGCTGCCGGCACCGGAGGTGTTCCACATGAACGAGGGGCATGCCGGCTTCCTCGGTGTCGAGCGCATCCGCGAACTCATCGACGCCGGACTGGACTTCGACACCGCGCTGACCGTGGTCCGTTCGTCCACGGTGTTCACCACGCACACACCGGTGCCCGCGGGGATCGACCGATTCCCGGTGGAGATGATCCGGCGCTATTTCGCCGATGAGCGCCCGCGCGAAGAGCATGAGTCCGATGAGCGCCCGCGCGAAGAGCATGAGTCCGATGAGCGCCCGCGCGAAGAGGATGGTTCCGGCAGGCTCCTGCTGCCCGGAGTGCCGTTGGACCGGGTGATCGCTTTCGGCGCCGAGGACGATCCCTCGAAGTTCAACATGGCCCACATGGGTCTGCGGCTGGCGCAGCGGGCCAACGGCGTGTCGCTGCTGCACGGCCGGGTCAGTAGACAGATGTTCCAGGAGCTGTGGCCGGGTTTCGACCCGGAGGAGGTGCCGATCGGCTCGATCACCAACGGCGTGCACGCACCGACCTGGGCGGCGCCGCAGTGGCTCGACCTCGGCCGGCAGTTGCTCGACAGCGAGGATCTGACCCTGCTGCGGGAGCCCGAGACCTGGCGGGGATTGCGGCAGGTCGGCGCCGATCAGCTGTGGCGCATCCGCTGCGAGTTGCGGGCTCTGCTGATCGAGGATGTGCGCGCCCGGTTGCGCCGGTCCTGTCTGGCCCGCGGTGCGACGGAGGCGGAACTCGGCTGGGTCGCAACCGCTTTCGATCCGGATGTGCTGACGGTCGGGTTCGCCCGCCGGGTGCCCACCTACAAGCGGCTGACGCTGATGCTGCGGGACCAGGACCGCCTGCAGAAGCTGCTGCTCGACGCCGACCGGCCGGTGCAGTTGATCGTGGCGGGCAAGTCGCATCCGGCGGACGACGGCGGCAAGGCGCTGATCCAGCAGATCGTGCGGTTCGCCGACCGCCCGGAGGTCCGGCACCGCATCGCGTTCCTGCCCGACTACGACATGTCGATGGCCCGGTTGCTGTACTGGGGCTGCGATGTGTGGTTGAACAACCCGCTGCGCCCGCTGGAGGCCTGCGGCACGTCCGGGATGAAGAGCGCACTCAACGGGGGACTGAATCTGTCCATCCGGGACGGCTGGTGGGATGAGTGGTACGACGGCGAGAACGGTTGGGAGATCCCGACCGCCGACGGCCTCGCCGACGAGGGCCGCCGCGATGACATCGAGGCCGCCGCGCTGTACGACCTGCTGGAGTCCTCGGTGACCACCAGGTTCTACGACCGCGACATCGACGGGGTGCCGAGCCGGTGGGTCGAGATGGTGCGGCACACGCTGCAGGCGTTGGGGCCCAAAGTGTTGGCGTCGCGGATGGTGCGCGACTACACCGAGCAGTACTACGCGCCGGCCGCGCGGTCGCTGCGGGCCACCATCGAACCCGACAACGATTCCACCGGGGTGCCGTTCGGTGCGGCGCGTCAGCTGGCCGCCTATCGGCAACGGGCACAGCAGGAATGGCCGAAGATCCAGATCACCGATGTGGACAGTTACGGTCTGCCCGACACCCCGCTGCTCGGCAGCGAACTGACCCTGACAGCGTCGGTGTACCTGGCCGGGCTGACGCCCGACGAGGTCGTCGTCCAGGCGGTGCTGGGACGTGTCGATGCGGCCGACGTCCTGCAGGATCCGGTCAAGGTGCCGATGACGCACACCGGCACGGCGGGGGGCAATCAGATCTTCTCGACGACGACGCCGCTGCCGGTGGCCGGTCCGGTCGGTTACACGGTGCGGGTGCTGCCGCATCACCGGCTGCTGGCGGGGGAGACCGAACTCGCCCTCGTCACACTGGCATGA
- a CDS encoding neutral zinc metallopeptidase has translation MRRSGRVMRRENNSGRAERRANGSARRLARTALAACIVLLVSSCGQSLQGTPVSVFADPFRVAGMPATDGPTGLRDDAAEPTREVTDTDGGEIDHLAISSVSDIEEFWATAYPETFGEDFTPVTDVISWDADGFDGVFCGVDTYNLVNAAFCHDDLTIGWDRGVLLPALRDANGDMAVTMVLAHEYGHAVQKQAGLLTRSTPTLVSEQQADCLAGVYMRWVAEGNSPRFTLSTADGLNNLLAAMIAFRDPLLSESDVAAGEDEHGSAFERVSAFQFGFTDDAASCASMDPAEIEQRRGDLPVLLPENQSGELEITEDSVRSIIDAMNILFEPAEPPALTFEPQDCPDADSDAAATFCPATNTIAVDLPALEQLGTQSEDDTGLTTGDNTGYSVLMSRYMQSLQHQRDGVALDTAQAALRTACLTGVATAKLTQEVGTPDGNTIQLTAGDVDEAVSGILLNGLVASDVNGESVPSGFSRIDAFRVGVLGETDRCFKRFP, from the coding sequence ATGAGGCGCTCGGGGCGAGTGATGCGACGGGAGAACAACTCGGGGCGAGCGGAGCGACGGGCAAACGGCTCGGCGCGGCGCTTGGCGAGAACGGCGCTGGCCGCCTGCATCGTGTTGCTGGTCAGTTCCTGCGGGCAGTCCCTGCAGGGCACGCCGGTCTCGGTGTTCGCCGACCCGTTCCGGGTGGCGGGCATGCCCGCCACCGACGGCCCGACCGGCCTGCGCGATGACGCGGCCGAGCCGACCCGCGAGGTGACCGACACCGACGGCGGCGAGATCGACCATCTCGCGATCAGCTCCGTGAGCGACATCGAGGAGTTCTGGGCGACCGCCTACCCGGAGACATTCGGTGAGGACTTCACCCCGGTGACGGATGTGATCTCTTGGGACGCAGACGGATTCGACGGTGTCTTCTGCGGCGTCGACACCTACAACCTGGTCAATGCCGCGTTCTGCCACGATGACCTGACGATCGGCTGGGATCGCGGCGTGCTGCTGCCCGCCCTGCGCGACGCCAACGGCGATATGGCCGTCACGATGGTGCTCGCCCACGAGTACGGCCACGCCGTGCAGAAGCAGGCGGGGCTGCTCACCCGGTCGACGCCCACCCTGGTGTCCGAGCAGCAGGCCGACTGCCTGGCCGGGGTCTACATGCGCTGGGTCGCCGAAGGCAATTCGCCACGCTTCACCCTGTCCACCGCCGACGGGCTGAACAATCTGCTGGCGGCGATGATCGCGTTCCGCGACCCGCTGCTCAGCGAGAGCGATGTGGCCGCCGGTGAAGACGAACACGGGTCGGCATTCGAGCGGGTGTCGGCCTTCCAGTTCGGCTTCACCGACGACGCCGCATCCTGCGCCTCGATGGACCCGGCCGAAATCGAACAGCGCCGCGGCGATCTCCCGGTGTTGTTGCCGGAGAACCAGTCCGGTGAACTGGAGATCACCGAGGATTCCGTGCGGTCCATCATCGACGCGATGAACATCCTGTTCGAGCCGGCCGAGCCGCCCGCGCTGACCTTCGAACCGCAGGACTGCCCGGACGCCGACTCCGACGCCGCGGCGACATTCTGTCCAGCCACCAACACCATCGCGGTGGATCTCCCGGCGCTGGAGCAGCTGGGGACGCAATCCGAGGATGACACCGGACTGACCACCGGGGACAACACCGGCTACTCGGTGCTGATGTCGCGGTACATGCAGTCACTTCAGCATCAGCGCGACGGGGTCGCGCTGGACACCGCGCAGGCCGCGCTTCGTACCGCCTGCCTGACCGGTGTCGCCACCGCCAAGCTGACCCAGGAGGTCGGCACCCCGGACGGCAACACCATCCAGCTCACCGCCGGCGATGTCGACGAGGCGGTGTCGGGCATCCTGCTCAACGGTCTGGTGGCCAGCGACGTCAACGGTGAATCGGTGCCGTCCGGCTTCTCGCGCATCGACGCGTTCCGGGTCGGCGTGCTGGGCGAGACGGACCGCTGCTTCAAGCGCTTCCCGTGA
- a CDS encoding Vgb family protein, with amino-acid sequence MNQILEVAVPGGPYALAAGPDRATWVTLVRSGQIARVTDSGELTVYDVAPDSLPSIITTGADGALWFTRAGDDRIGRITTGGVLSEIELASGAAPFGITAGPGGTLWFTAMNAGTIGRIDLDGTVTEVAAPGGGPSMIAAGPDGALWFTMNQKNAIGRLEPSGALRVREVPTPRSGPVGIAATHDDAVWFTEFLAEKLGRIPTDEAIQELDLPGKPHAVVADPSGGVWVSLWGADQIARVGADGGATVIDLPPGSEPHGMAIAADGALWVALEAGYVWRLPVG; translated from the coding sequence ATGAACCAGATCCTGGAGGTCGCGGTCCCCGGCGGGCCCTACGCGCTGGCGGCGGGTCCCGACCGTGCGACCTGGGTGACGCTGGTGCGCAGTGGGCAGATCGCCCGCGTCACCGACAGCGGTGAGCTGACCGTCTACGACGTCGCGCCCGACAGCTTGCCCTCGATCATCACCACGGGCGCGGACGGTGCGCTGTGGTTCACCCGGGCCGGCGATGACCGGATCGGCCGGATCACCACCGGGGGCGTGCTCAGTGAGATCGAATTGGCCTCCGGCGCAGCTCCATTCGGTATCACCGCGGGACCGGGAGGTACGCTCTGGTTCACCGCGATGAATGCCGGCACCATCGGCCGGATCGACCTCGACGGTACGGTCACCGAGGTGGCGGCGCCCGGCGGCGGGCCGTCGATGATCGCCGCGGGCCCGGATGGCGCGCTGTGGTTCACGATGAACCAGAAGAACGCGATCGGCCGCCTCGAACCCTCCGGTGCGCTGCGGGTGCGCGAGGTCCCGACCCCGCGGTCGGGTCCGGTGGGCATCGCCGCCACCCACGACGACGCCGTCTGGTTCACCGAGTTCCTCGCCGAGAAACTCGGCCGCATCCCGACCGACGAGGCGATCCAGGAACTCGACCTGCCCGGCAAGCCGCACGCGGTGGTGGCCGATCCGTCCGGCGGGGTGTGGGTCAGCCTGTGGGGCGCCGACCAGATCGCCCGGGTCGGCGCCGACGGTGGGGCGACGGTCATCGATCTGCCGCCCGGCAGCGAACCGCACGGGATGGCCATCGCTGCCGACGGTGCGCTGTGGGTGGCGCTGGAGGCGGGGTACGTGTGGCGGCTGCCGGTGGGCTGA
- a CDS encoding MspA family porin, whose amino-acid sequence MLTVVMTAAVLCVPAAAADPGIDPAEPDVDPVFAPAIDPALEPPLGPVMQPVAAAIPPPAGPKHGLVFSPPPVSTETPDGWRLTLSASDETQLVSAPLTTALSSRSYVVGGTFRGNISGPGTDIPEGVLEVGYQIGCGIDMSTSNGVTITGTAGASPSVGLAGVDVGSPALDGLIPVLTTPVTGGVAIGLKPGIVNIVPVTEKQFKGSNPWVLISNFQVKIDGCVGQSFIRSFAFLTRSTDESDSVLAYYGETKVV is encoded by the coding sequence CTGTTGACCGTGGTGATGACGGCCGCCGTGTTGTGCGTGCCGGCCGCCGCCGCCGATCCGGGGATCGACCCCGCCGAGCCCGACGTGGATCCGGTCTTCGCCCCCGCCATCGACCCGGCGCTCGAACCTCCGCTGGGCCCCGTCATGCAACCGGTCGCCGCCGCGATCCCGCCCCCGGCCGGGCCGAAGCACGGTCTGGTCTTCTCCCCGCCGCCGGTCAGCACCGAAACCCCGGACGGCTGGCGGCTCACCCTCTCGGCGAGCGACGAGACCCAACTCGTCTCGGCGCCGTTGACCACCGCGCTGTCCTCGCGCAGCTACGTCGTGGGAGGCACATTCCGCGGGAACATCAGCGGCCCGGGGACCGACATTCCCGAGGGCGTGCTCGAGGTCGGCTACCAGATCGGCTGCGGCATCGACATGAGCACCTCCAACGGCGTGACCATCACCGGCACCGCCGGCGCGTCCCCGTCGGTAGGGCTGGCCGGCGTCGACGTAGGCTCACCGGCGCTGGACGGGTTGATCCCGGTGCTGACCACACCGGTCACCGGCGGTGTGGCGATCGGGCTGAAGCCGGGCATCGTCAACATCGTCCCGGTGACCGAGAAACAGTTCAAGGGATCCAACCCGTGGGTGCTGATCAGCAATTTCCAGGTCAAGATCGACGGCTGCGTGGGTCAGTCCTTCATCCGCTCGTTTGCCTTCCTGACCCGGTCCACCGACGAATCCGATTCGGTGCTGGCCTATTACGGCGAGACGAAGGTGGTCTGA